One window of the Pelmatolapia mariae isolate MD_Pm_ZW linkage group LG15, Pm_UMD_F_2, whole genome shotgun sequence genome contains the following:
- the sod2 gene encoding superoxide dismutase [Mn], mitochondrial, which yields MLCRAGQIRRCAASLSHTISKVAASRQKHTLPDLTYDYGALEPYVSAEIMQLHHSKHHATYVNNLNVTEEKYQEALAKGDVTTQVALQPALKFNGGGHINHTIFWTNLSPNGGGEPQGELMEAIKRDFGSFQKMKEKMSAVTVAVQGSGWGWLGFDKDSGRLRIAACANQDPLQGTTGLIPLLGIDVWEHAYYLQYKNVRPDYVKAIWSVVNWENVSERLQMAKK from the exons ATGCTTTGCAGAGCTGGACAAATACGTAG GTGTGCAGCCAGCCTCAGCCACACTATTAGCAAGGTAGCTGCATCGAGGCAGAAGCATACTCTCCCTGACCTGACATACGACTATGGTGCCCTGGAGCCCTACGTCAGTGCAGAGATCATGCAGCTGCACCACAGCAAGCACCATGCTACATATGTCAACAACCTAAATGTTACAGAAGAGAAGTATCAGGAGGCACTTGCAAAGG GAGACGTGACAACACAGGTTGCTCTCCAGCCTGCTCTCAAGTTTAATGGAGGCGGCCACATTAACCACACCATCTTCTGGACAAATCTCTCTCCAAATGGTGGAGGCGAACCACAAG GAGAGCTAATGGAGGCAATCAAACGGGACTTTGGCTCCTTTCAGAAGATGAAAGAGAAGATGTCTGCTGTTACGGTGGCTGTGCAGGGCTCAGGCTGGGGGTGGCTTGGCTTTGACAAGGACAGTGGAAGACTTCGCATTGCTGCTTGTGCTAACCAGGATCCTTTGCAGGGGACAACAG GTCTCATTCCCCTCCTTGGTATTGATGTATGGGAGCATGCTTACTACCTTCAATACAAGAATGTGCGACCTGACTATGTGAAAGCTATCTGGAGTGTAGTCAACTGGGAGAACGTGAGTGAGCGTCTTCAGATGGCCAAAAAGTAG
- the wtap gene encoding pre-mRNA-splicing regulator WTAP, which yields MTNEEPLPKKVRLSESDMKTMTREELCARWKQHEAYVQVLEAKYAELCSNDVPGLKESEEKLKQQQQESARRENILVMRLATKEQEMQECTTQIQYLKQVQQPSVAQLRSSMVDPSINLFFLKMKAELEQTKDKLEQAQNELSAWKFTPDSQTGKKLMAKCRMLIQENQELGRQLSQGRIAQLEAELALQKKYSEELKSSQDELNDFIIQLDEEVEGMQSTILVLQQQLKDTRQQLSQSQGSSAGAGPSRTSPTASSSCAEQSAQPEQAGAPSEPMGKDYGRVSNGPSNGSSSQRSETTTPSLYREVSSTEEDFPMSPMVSSPGEAETKLSNHSEEVTGSQTAGGRVGGPVGFGSQLSAGYESVDSPTGSETSLTQHSNDTDSTTDPHEDKAALVTKGSRTAGSRHAQNGLDTGTSDGAVL from the exons ATGACCAACGAGGAGCCTCTACCCAAGAAA GTTCGCCTTAGTGAATCGGACATGAAGACTATGACCAGAGAAGAGTTGTGTGCAAG GTGGAAACAGCATGAAGCCTATGTCCAGGTCTTGGAGGCGAAATATGCGGAGCTATGTT CCAATGACGTTCCAGGGCTGAAGGAGTCGGAGGAAAAGctcaagcagcagcagcaggagtccGCGCGGAGGGAAAACATCTTGGTCATGCGACTTGCCACCAAGGAGCAGGAAATGCAAGAGTGCACA ACGCAGATCCAGTACCTCAAGCAAGTCCAGCAGCCGAGCGTGGCCCAACTGCGGTCGTCCATGGTGGACCCATCCATCAACTTGTTTTTCCTCAAAATGAAGGCTGAACTGGAACAGACTAAAGACAAACTGGAGCAGGCCCAAAATGAACTGAGTGCCTGGAAATTTACACCTGATAG CCAAACAGGGAAGAAACTGATGGCCAAGTGTCGAATGCTGATTCAGGAAAACCAGGAGCTGGGTCGGCAGCTGTCCCAGGGACGCATTGCCCAATTGGAGGCTGAGCTGGCCCTCCAGAAGAAGTACAGCGAGGAGCTTAAGAGCAGCCAAGACG AGTTGAATGACTTTATCATCCAGCTAGATGAGGAGGTGGAGGGGATGCAGAGCACCATCCTcgtcctgcagcagcagctgaaagaCACCCGTCAGCAGCTCTCCCAGTCTCAGGGGTCTTCAGCTGGAGCAGGACCCAGTAGGACTTCACCCACTGCCTCCAGCTCCTGTGCGGAACAATCCGCTCAGCCCGAGCAGGCCGGCGCACCCTCTGAACCAATGGGCAAAGACTACGGAAGGGTCTCCAATGGTCCAAGCAATGGCAGCTCATCCCAGAGGAGCGAGACCACTACACCCAGCCTGTACCGAgaggtcagcagcacagaggaaGACTTTCCCATGTCCCCCATGGTTTCAAGCCCTGGTGAAGCTGAGACCAAACTCTCCAACCACTCAGAGGAAGTGACAGGGAGTCAGACTGCTGGTGGCAGAGTTGGAGGACCTGTGGGTTTCGGTAGCCAGCTGAGTGCGGGGTACGAGAGCGTGGACTCTCCGACAGGCAGCGAGACATCATTGACTCAGCACTCGAATGACACAGACTCCACCACCGACCCCCATGAGGACAAGGCTGCCCTGGTGACCAAGGGCAGCAGGACTGCTGGGTCACGGCACGCTCAGAACGGCCTGGACACCGGCACAAGCGATGGTGCAGTTTTGTAA